One genomic segment of Misgurnus anguillicaudatus chromosome 25, ASM2758022v2, whole genome shotgun sequence includes these proteins:
- the dtx3la gene encoding E3 ubiquitin-protein ligase DTX3L1 isoform X1, which produces MGATESKDKMYCSRYMNGKGPPSLTGLKVDGPNNHKKFNLIREGSQPNGGEMTFNIERKSLPGYPDCDTIQIIFHFEDGIQTDRHPHPGHGYKGLDSVAYLPNNNTGIKIYRLLEAAFDQKLMFTVAADSNGEYCVTPADIPLKTLDSGGPGSLGYPDSTYLKTVMKILRIKGIK; this is translated from the exons ATGGGGGCTACAGAGAGTAAGGATAAGATGTACTGCAGCAGGTACATGAACGGAAAAGGCCCACCATCACTGACAGGTCTGA AAGTTGATGGAccaaacaatcacaaaaaattcaACCTGATAAGAGAAGGAAGCCAGCCCAATGGAGGTGAGATGACTTTTAACATCGAAAGAAAGAGCTTGCCGGGATATCCTGACTGTGACACCATTCAAATCATCTTTCACTTTGAAGATGGCATCCAAACG GATAGGCATCCACACCCAGGGCACGGCTACAAAGGCCTGGACTCTGTGGCTTACCTGCCCAACAACAATACAGGGATCAAGATTTACCGCCTACTGGAGGCTGCCTTTGATCAAAAGCTGATGTTTACTGTGGCGGCAGATTCGAATGGTGAATACTGTGTGACACCTGCAGATATACCACTTAAAACTCTGGACAGTGGTGGACCAGGAAG CTTGGGCTATCCAGATTCAACCTACCTAAAAACAGTGATGAAAATTCTTAGGATTAAAGG
- the dtx3la gene encoding E3 ubiquitin-protein ligase DTX3L1 isoform X2, whose protein sequence is MGATESKDKMYCSRYMNGKGPPSLTEVDGPNNHKKFNLIREGSQPNGGEMTFNIERKSLPGYPDCDTIQIIFHFEDGIQTDRHPHPGHGYKGLDSVAYLPNNNTGIKIYRLLEAAFDQKLMFTVAADSNGEYCVTPADIPLKTLDSGGPGSLGYPDSTYLKTVMKILRIKGIK, encoded by the exons ATGGGGGCTACAGAGAGTAAGGATAAGATGTACTGCAGCAGGTACATGAACGGAAAAGGCCCACCATCACTGACAG AAGTTGATGGAccaaacaatcacaaaaaattcaACCTGATAAGAGAAGGAAGCCAGCCCAATGGAGGTGAGATGACTTTTAACATCGAAAGAAAGAGCTTGCCGGGATATCCTGACTGTGACACCATTCAAATCATCTTTCACTTTGAAGATGGCATCCAAACG GATAGGCATCCACACCCAGGGCACGGCTACAAAGGCCTGGACTCTGTGGCTTACCTGCCCAACAACAATACAGGGATCAAGATTTACCGCCTACTGGAGGCTGCCTTTGATCAAAAGCTGATGTTTACTGTGGCGGCAGATTCGAATGGTGAATACTGTGTGACACCTGCAGATATACCACTTAAAACTCTGGACAGTGGTGGACCAGGAAG CTTGGGCTATCCAGATTCAACCTACCTAAAAACAGTGATGAAAATTCTTAGGATTAAAGG